One Setaria viridis chromosome 5, Setaria_viridis_v4.0, whole genome shotgun sequence genomic region harbors:
- the LOC117854559 gene encoding CDP-diacylglycerol--glycerol-3-phosphate 3-phosphatidyltransferase 1, chloroplastic translates to MAFLKTLNPLIRRSTTPISNPRPLLSLHTFLASSSPTTISPAAASPAAAPFAGAAHTHVPIRSGGPLFLSSPPWMLSQSATPLTAAAAALRAKLRRAQALAGGRAQAVADAVRWDHRRISGGGAEDAPSAGIVGGGGERFLNAPNLVSIGRMVSGPVIGWMIVNEWYLPAFATLAVSGASDWLDGFLARKMGIDSVFGSYLDPLADKVLIGCVAVAMVQKELLHPGLVGLVVMRDLLLVGGAFYKRASSLGWKWNSWSEYVNLDAIHREKVEPLFISKVNTVFQLMLVAAALLQPEFGTEETQNYITLLSWLVATTTITSTIGYGVKYYRIKPRSP, encoded by the exons ATGGCCTTCCTCAAGACCCTGAACCCTCTCATACGCAGGAGCACCACCCCGATCTCAAACCCCaggcccctcctctccctccacaCCTTCCTCGCCTCATCCTCCCCAACCACCatcagccccgccgccgcctcccccgcagCCGCCCCcttcgccggcgcggcgcacACCCACGTCCCCATCCGGTCCGGGGGCCCGCTGTTCCTCTCGTCGCCACCATGGATGCTCTCGCAGTCCGCGACGCCGCTCACGGCCGCGGCTGCCGCCCTTCGCGCCAAGCTCCGCAGGGCCCaggccctcgccggcggccgcgcgcaggCCGTCGCAGACGCCGTGCGGTGGGACCACAGGCGGATCTCcgggggcggggcggaggaCGCGCCGTCTGCGGGGATTGTGGGAGGTGGAGGTGAGAGGTTTCTGAATGCGCCCAATTTGGTGTCGATTGGACGCATGGTGTCAGGGCCGGTCATTGGATG GATGATTGTGAATGAATGGTATCTTCCTGCCTTTGCCACATTGGCTGTCTCTGGTGCAAGTGATTGG TTGGATGGCTTTTTAGCAAGGAAGATGGGCATCGATTCTGTCTTCGGATCATATTTGGACCCTCTGGCTGACAAG GTTTTGATTGGCTGTGTTGCTGTAGCCATGGTTCAAAAAGAGCTCTTACATC CGGGTCTTGTTGGTCTGGTTGTTATGAGAGACTTGCTCCTTGTGGGTGGCGCTTTCTACAAACGGGCTTCTAGTCTGGGATGGAAG TGGAACAGTTGGTCAGAATATGTTAACTTGGATGCGATTCATCGTGAAAAGGTCGAACCTCTGTTCATCAGCAAG GTAAACACAGTATTCCAGTTAATGTTGGTTGCAGCTGCACTTCTGCAACCAGAGTTTGGCACGGAGGAGACGCAAAATTACATTACACTACTGAG TTGGCTTGTAGCTACTACAACAATCACTTCCACGATAGGCTATGGGGTGAAATACTACCGGATCAAACCAAGGAGTCCATGA